A single genomic interval of Shewanella psychropiezotolerans harbors:
- a CDS encoding SLBB domain-containing protein, producing the protein MLHKTKKIIIAGISALVLLSTQAQAVMPSPQMIEQFKKLPASEQQRLAKQYGIDPSMISGGSSQQRQLENPQLVNERQLIDNRGGEGKKAKLDFDEDKAKAELKRFGYDLFQGEPTTFAPVSDVPVPSEYMVGPGDNIKVQLYGKDNKEYDLVINREGVIQFPELGPINVAGLNFEELKKQLTTRINHQMIGIESNITMGELRSIRIFVAGDAYKPGSYTVSSLSTITQALFVSGGVNKIGSLRNIQLKRNGKLIGIMDLYDLLMRGDASGDERLRSGDVVFIPSVGGLVSVTGEVRRPAIYELKKHETIGDIISMAAGLKPGAYPRSSSVERFNSKGLKTVTNLDLTTDSGKATKARSGDVVRIKSASNRYENAITVVGAVVRPGKYQWYQGQKISDLVPSIWGDLQASADLDYGIIVREINDYGDVEIHQFAPGLAISDKIPSEDLLLKSRDKVIFFNFSDEAQNRYELNKLVKERVAKMTKLAGDSLIGNDIFSAGFSQLQKQGLEQRSQLGGVIIAKEAPEDDQAAAVIGEVNKMLINLFDDKDLIKLSSVMNRGELLYPVVMKLSSQGRAGKGVMVVAVNGKVRHPGIYPLAVNARVNDLIKAGGGLKEGAFTARAELTSTVTDNSGSSINHANVDLKSAIEGNVTANVLLKGRDILTVMTTPEWQENKTVEIRGEVKFPGVYNIRRGETLEDVLKRAGGFTEYAYLPSSVFVRESVRLQEQLEIKKLADQLRRDIATRGVSKDGNVVNYADAQMMLTDLENIKAVGRLVVDLSAISIGIEQADLQLEDSDVLYIPSTKQTIAVMGEVQHAATHRFKQGLTLDQYLAMSGGVRERADDDRTYVIKANGSVMMPSNSMWFSSADDLQPGDTIIVPLDTEYKDSLTLWTQVTSIIYNTAVAFATVANL; encoded by the coding sequence GTGTTACACAAAACCAAAAAAATAATCATTGCAGGCATAAGTGCACTCGTTTTGTTAAGTACACAGGCGCAGGCTGTAATGCCGTCTCCTCAGATGATAGAACAGTTCAAAAAGCTCCCTGCTTCAGAGCAGCAAAGACTCGCAAAGCAATACGGTATCGATCCGTCGATGATAAGTGGTGGTTCTAGCCAACAGCGTCAACTTGAAAACCCACAGCTAGTAAATGAAAGACAGCTGATAGATAACCGAGGTGGAGAAGGTAAAAAAGCCAAGCTAGATTTTGATGAAGATAAGGCTAAAGCAGAATTAAAGCGATTTGGTTATGACTTGTTCCAGGGCGAACCTACAACGTTTGCACCCGTTTCGGATGTGCCCGTACCGAGTGAGTATATGGTCGGTCCTGGAGATAACATCAAAGTTCAACTCTATGGCAAAGATAACAAAGAGTATGACTTGGTTATCAATCGCGAAGGAGTAATCCAGTTTCCTGAACTTGGGCCGATAAATGTCGCAGGCTTAAACTTTGAAGAACTGAAAAAGCAGTTAACGACGCGAATCAATCATCAGATGATCGGCATTGAATCGAATATCACCATGGGCGAGCTACGTTCAATTCGAATCTTTGTTGCAGGTGATGCTTACAAGCCGGGTTCATATACGGTTTCGAGTCTATCGACTATCACACAAGCTTTGTTTGTGTCTGGCGGGGTAAACAAAATTGGTTCACTGCGTAACATTCAGTTAAAGCGTAATGGCAAACTTATAGGCATCATGGACCTTTATGACTTGCTCATGAGAGGGGATGCTTCAGGAGACGAGCGTCTCCGTTCTGGCGATGTCGTGTTTATCCCATCTGTGGGTGGGCTCGTTAGTGTGACAGGTGAAGTGCGTCGACCCGCTATCTATGAGTTGAAGAAGCACGAAACCATAGGAGATATCATCTCTATGGCTGCAGGCCTTAAACCTGGGGCTTATCCTAGAAGTAGTAGCGTTGAGCGATTCAATAGCAAAGGTTTAAAAACAGTAACGAACCTAGATTTAACCACCGACAGCGGAAAAGCCACCAAAGCACGCTCTGGAGATGTTGTCAGAATCAAGAGTGCATCGAATCGGTATGAAAATGCCATCACAGTTGTCGGTGCGGTAGTTCGTCCTGGTAAGTATCAATGGTACCAAGGGCAAAAAATCAGTGATCTGGTTCCATCAATATGGGGTGACTTACAAGCCTCAGCAGATCTTGATTACGGTATTATCGTTCGTGAAATAAATGACTATGGTGATGTCGAAATCCATCAGTTTGCGCCAGGGCTTGCTATTAGTGATAAAATCCCATCTGAAGACCTGTTACTAAAATCTCGGGACAAGGTGATTTTCTTTAATTTCAGTGACGAAGCACAAAATCGCTATGAATTGAATAAACTCGTCAAAGAGAGAGTTGCAAAGATGACTAAATTAGCTGGCGATTCCCTGATAGGTAATGACATATTCAGCGCAGGCTTTTCGCAGTTACAAAAGCAAGGTTTAGAACAACGCAGTCAACTAGGTGGTGTGATTATTGCTAAAGAGGCGCCAGAAGATGACCAAGCTGCTGCAGTCATTGGCGAAGTCAACAAGATGTTAATTAACCTGTTTGACGATAAAGATCTGATTAAACTTAGTAGTGTAATGAATAGAGGCGAGCTTCTCTATCCAGTAGTTATGAAGCTCAGTAGTCAGGGGCGTGCGGGTAAGGGCGTCATGGTTGTTGCTGTTAATGGTAAAGTGCGACATCCTGGAATATATCCTTTAGCGGTTAATGCCAGAGTCAATGATCTAATTAAGGCCGGCGGCGGCCTTAAAGAAGGAGCGTTTACTGCCAGAGCCGAACTGACCAGCACAGTGACAGATAATTCTGGCTCAAGTATTAATCATGCCAATGTCGATCTTAAAAGTGCTATTGAGGGAAATGTTACTGCTAATGTTCTTTTGAAAGGTCGTGACATTTTAACTGTCATGACTACACCTGAGTGGCAAGAGAACAAAACTGTAGAGATCCGTGGTGAAGTTAAGTTCCCTGGTGTTTACAACATACGTCGTGGTGAGACACTTGAAGATGTACTAAAACGTGCTGGTGGCTTTACCGAGTATGCCTACCTTCCTTCATCTGTTTTTGTACGTGAGTCAGTTCGTTTACAAGAACAGTTAGAGATCAAGAAGCTCGCCGATCAACTACGTCGAGATATTGCGACTCGTGGTGTATCTAAAGACGGTAACGTGGTCAATTACGCCGACGCACAGATGATGTTAACTGATTTAGAGAATATCAAAGCAGTCGGGCGTCTAGTCGTAGATTTATCAGCTATTTCAATTGGCATCGAACAAGCCGATTTACAGCTTGAAGATTCAGATGTGTTATATATTCCATCGACTAAGCAGACCATTGCGGTAATGGGCGAAGTGCAGCATGCTGCTACTCATAGATTTAAGCAGGGCTTAACACTAGATCAGTATCTTGCAATGTCTGGCGGAGTAAGAGAGCGCGCCGATGATGATAGAACCTACGTCATCAAGGCCAACGGTTCGGTTATGATGCCGAGTAACTCAATGTGGTTCAGCAGTGCAGATGATCTACAGCCTGGTGACACCATTATTGTACCGCTAGATACTGAGTATAAAGACAGCCTAACTCTATGGACTCAAGTCACCAGCATCATCTATAACACTGCAGTTGCATTCGCCACAGTCGCTAATCTTTAA
- a CDS encoding four helix bundle protein, producing the protein MSYKLSCSIYLNTKELKDWGFKDQLTSSGLSVPSNIAEGIERQGVKEQIQFLYIAKASLAEMMTQAMIGREISYLD; encoded by the coding sequence TTGAGCTACAAACTGTCATGTTCTATTTATTTAAATACAAAAGAGCTAAAGGATTGGGGCTTTAAAGACCAACTAACAAGTTCTGGACTCTCTGTGCCTTCTAATATAGCAGAGGGAATCGAGCGGCAGGGAGTGAAAGAGCAGATTCAATTTCTCTATATTGCTAAAGCATCACTTGCAGAAATGATGACACAAGCAATGATAGGTAGAGAAATTAGTTATTTAGATTAA
- a CDS encoding Wzz/FepE/Etk N-terminal domain-containing protein — translation MSTDINKYNDSQFAQTTNDDEIDLRELFAVIWQGKWLIIAITAVFAIGAVIYAINLPNIYKSEALLAPASEEQSGGLSALAGRFGGLASMAGINLGGGGGVDKTKMAIEVMKSRQFTSQFIQRHQILPDLMAIDKWNMSDNSIIYDDKLYNLTTNTWVREVNAPFKPEPSMQEAYKEFNKVISVNSAKDTGMVTVSVEHLSPVIAQQWVTWLIEDINRVMKERDVDEANRSSQFLNKQIALTNVADIRSILYKLIEEQAKTIMFAEVRDEYVFKTIDPALISEEKFKPKRAFISIIGTMLGVMLALIFVFIRYFARKK, via the coding sequence ATGTCCACTGATATAAATAAATATAACGACTCACAGTTCGCTCAAACAACGAACGACGATGAAATCGATCTCCGCGAACTCTTCGCGGTAATCTGGCAAGGAAAATGGCTTATCATAGCCATTACTGCCGTATTCGCAATTGGTGCAGTCATCTACGCTATTAATCTGCCCAACATATACAAATCTGAAGCTCTTCTAGCACCAGCCTCAGAAGAGCAAAGTGGTGGTTTAAGTGCCTTAGCTGGCCGCTTTGGAGGGCTTGCCAGCATGGCGGGGATTAACCTGGGCGGTGGCGGCGGAGTAGATAAGACTAAAATGGCCATTGAGGTGATGAAATCACGCCAATTTACCAGTCAGTTTATTCAACGGCACCAGATCTTGCCTGACTTGATGGCGATTGATAAATGGAACATGAGCGATAATAGCATCATCTACGATGATAAATTATATAACTTAACTACTAATACCTGGGTTCGTGAAGTTAACGCGCCGTTTAAGCCAGAACCTTCGATGCAAGAAGCCTATAAAGAGTTCAATAAGGTTATTTCAGTTAACTCTGCTAAAGATACCGGCATGGTAACTGTATCAGTCGAGCATTTGTCGCCTGTTATCGCACAGCAGTGGGTGACTTGGTTGATTGAAGATATCAATCGTGTGATGAAAGAGCGAGATGTCGATGAAGCTAACCGTAGTAGTCAGTTTTTAAATAAGCAGATTGCGCTTACTAATGTGGCCGATATTCGTTCTATTCTTTACAAACTCATCGAAGAGCAAGCAAAAACGATTATGTTTGCTGAGGTGCGTGATGAATATGTATTTAAAACTATAGATCCAGCTTTGATTTCAGAAGAAAAATTTAAGCCAAAGAGGGCATTCATAAGTATCATAGGAACTATGCTAGGGGTAATGTTGGCTTTAATTTTTGTGTTTATCCGCTACTTCGCACGAAAGAAATAA
- a CDS encoding sugar transferase: MNFRVNKIEETDNYQHTEKLIKRFKSKTQVLNQKQIYVYCPVDREREIGEIIDDYSFDIVVNDYSITDFSCKVICHFESSHLSKEKRQFLVQATELGAWVEPLVSYLDARLGYTEVRLLHSGYFLHQKAFSILSTKRTQLAKRIIDIIAITMLSILAIPICILAAIAIKVESKGPILYRQRRTGQYNDEFYVIKFRSMCSDAEKFGAQWASKNDTRVTRVGEFIRKTRIDELPQIINILKGEMSIVGPRPEREVFISELEKEIPYYRFRHAVKPGVTGLAQVSYPYGASVEDAVWKHKYDIFYIKHHSSWLDIKILFKTVKVVLFGMGR, from the coding sequence ATGAATTTTAGAGTAAATAAAATAGAAGAGACTGATAATTATCAGCACACAGAAAAGCTTATAAAACGTTTTAAGTCAAAGACACAAGTTTTAAATCAAAAACAGATCTATGTTTATTGCCCTGTTGACCGTGAACGTGAAATTGGAGAAATTATTGATGATTATTCATTTGACATAGTTGTGAATGATTATTCTATTACCGATTTTAGTTGTAAGGTTATTTGTCATTTTGAAAGTTCACATCTATCTAAAGAAAAACGGCAGTTTTTAGTGCAAGCTACTGAATTAGGCGCTTGGGTTGAACCACTAGTTAGCTATTTAGATGCTCGTTTAGGTTATACTGAAGTCCGATTATTACATAGCGGCTATTTTTTGCACCAGAAAGCTTTTTCAATTTTATCGACAAAAAGGACACAATTAGCCAAGAGAATTATCGATATTATTGCTATTACTATGCTGTCTATTCTCGCTATCCCTATTTGTATTCTGGCTGCTATTGCTATTAAAGTTGAAAGTAAAGGCCCTATACTTTATAGACAAAGACGGACGGGTCAATATAATGATGAGTTTTATGTAATTAAGTTTCGCTCTATGTGTTCTGATGCCGAAAAGTTTGGAGCTCAATGGGCAAGCAAAAATGATACTAGAGTTACGCGAGTTGGTGAGTTTATTAGAAAAACTCGAATTGATGAATTACCTCAAATAATAAATATTCTCAAAGGTGAAATGTCTATAGTAGGGCCCCGTCCTGAAAGAGAAGTATTCATAAGTGAACTAGAAAAAGAAATTCCATATTATCGCTTTCGGCATGCAGTTAAACCAGGAGTAACAGGTTTAGCACAAGTTAGTTATCCATATGGAGCTTCGGTCGAAGATGCCGTCTGGAAGCATAAATATGATATTTTTTATATTAAGCATCACAGCTCTTGGTTGGATATAAAAATACTATTTAAAACTGTAAAAGTAGTTTTGTTTGGTATGGGACGATAA
- a CDS encoding GDP-mannose mannosyl hydrolase: MYLDEDVFSLIVANTPLVSIDLIVLNEKKQILLGKRINKPAQNHWFVPGGRILKDETLAQAFKRLTRIELGNEIDITQAVLLGPYEHFYPDNFYNEEYSTHYIALGYQLSLELSLLQLPKRQHAHYQWFDGNELLSRDDVHLHTKWYFA, translated from the coding sequence ATGTATTTGGATGAAGATGTTTTTTCACTTATCGTAGCTAATACCCCATTAGTTTCGATAGATTTAATTGTTCTAAATGAAAAAAAGCAAATATTACTTGGAAAACGTATAAATAAACCCGCTCAGAATCATTGGTTTGTACCTGGAGGACGAATTCTTAAAGATGAAACTCTCGCACAAGCTTTTAAACGTCTCACAAGGATAGAGCTAGGTAATGAAATTGATATAACTCAAGCAGTGCTACTTGGGCCTTACGAGCATTTTTATCCAGATAATTTTTATAATGAAGAGTATAGCACTCATTATATTGCGCTTGGTTATCAGCTGAGTCTTGAACTAAGTTTACTTCAATTACCAAAACGGCAACATGCTCACTATCAATGGTTCGACGGTAACGAATTACTCAGTAGAGATGATGTTCATCTACACACCAAGTGGTATTTTGCCTAG
- a CDS encoding mannose-1-phosphate guanylyltransferase/mannose-6-phosphate isomerase — protein MILPVIMAGGTGSRLWPLSRELYPKQFLTVSGNQSLLQQTIERLSGIEHQEPLLICNEEHRFIAAEQLRIAGFGHNGIILEPVGRNTAPAIALAAIQALKNSDLGEDPILLVLAADHLIQDIAAFSSSVAKALPFAENDQLVTFGIVPTSAEIGYGYIKAGKSDNDAFNVEKFVEKPNLETAEAYISSGDYYWNSGMFMFKASRYLEELRNHCPEILNACERSMQVTNLDMDFIRVDKTEFEKCPDDSIDYAVMEKSKGVVVVPMNAGWSDVGSWSTLWEVSQKDRNNNVCKGDVISINSSQCYLHSEHKLIATVGIDNIVVVETKDAILVAHKDKVQDVKKIVTHLKKSGRTEHKIHREVYRPWGKYDSIDFGQRDQVKRITVKPGEKLSIQKHHHRSEHWIVVSGTASVLNGDKTILLTENESTYIPLGTIHALENPGKIPLEMIEVQTGSYLGEDDIVRYEDRYGRI, from the coding sequence ATGATTTTACCAGTAATTATGGCCGGTGGAACAGGTAGTCGTTTATGGCCACTTTCTCGTGAACTATACCCAAAGCAGTTTTTAACAGTGTCGGGTAATCAATCGTTGTTGCAACAAACAATTGAGCGTTTATCTGGGATTGAGCATCAAGAACCATTATTGATTTGTAATGAAGAACATAGGTTTATTGCTGCTGAACAACTACGCATTGCCGGTTTTGGTCATAATGGTATTATATTGGAACCCGTTGGTCGTAACACAGCACCTGCTATTGCTTTGGCTGCTATACAAGCATTAAAAAATTCAGATCTGGGCGAAGATCCAATCTTGTTAGTGTTAGCAGCAGATCATCTCATTCAAGATATTGCAGCTTTTTCATCATCAGTGGCTAAAGCATTACCTTTTGCTGAAAATGATCAATTAGTGACTTTCGGCATTGTCCCTACTTCAGCTGAAATCGGTTATGGTTATATTAAGGCTGGTAAAAGTGATAATGATGCCTTTAATGTTGAAAAGTTTGTTGAAAAGCCCAATCTCGAAACAGCTGAAGCTTATATATCTAGTGGTGATTATTATTGGAATAGCGGCATGTTTATGTTTAAGGCATCTCGATATCTTGAAGAATTGAGAAATCATTGCCCTGAAATTCTGAATGCATGTGAAAGATCAATGCAAGTAACAAATCTTGATATGGATTTTATTCGTGTTGATAAAACTGAATTTGAGAAATGTCCAGATGACTCAATTGATTATGCCGTAATGGAAAAAAGCAAAGGTGTGGTTGTAGTCCCCATGAATGCCGGCTGGAGTGATGTTGGCTCTTGGTCTACATTATGGGAAGTATCCCAAAAAGATAGAAATAACAACGTCTGCAAAGGAGATGTTATTTCAATTAACTCATCTCAATGTTATCTACACTCAGAACATAAATTAATTGCTACTGTAGGTATAGATAATATTGTAGTTGTTGAAACTAAAGATGCTATTTTGGTTGCTCATAAAGACAAAGTTCAAGATGTGAAAAAAATAGTTACCCATCTAAAAAAATCAGGACGGACAGAGCATAAAATCCATAGAGAAGTCTATCGTCCCTGGGGGAAGTATGATTCGATTGATTTTGGTCAACGTGATCAGGTTAAACGTATTACAGTTAAACCAGGTGAAAAATTATCAATTCAAAAACATCACCATCGTTCAGAACATTGGATTGTTGTGTCAGGCACCGCAAGTGTCTTAAATGGTGACAAGACAATCCTTCTGACTGAAAATGAGTCAACTTACATTCCGCTTGGCACAATACATGCGTTAGAAAATCCTGGTAAAATTCCACTGGAAATGATTGAAGTTCAGACAGGTAGTTATTTGGGCGAAGATGACATAGTACGCTATGAAGATAGATACGGGCGTATATGA